The sequence TTGCCAGTCGTGATTTTTCGGGCGTCGTCTTTTTGCTTAAGGGAAGTTGAGTGCAAGGTGTAGGAGGTCTCCTCAAAATTTAGGACACGGGGGACTCTTTAAAATTGAGGAGTCCGCCTTCTCGCTCCAGCGAGTGCCGATCAGGACGGCTAGGAATGGTGATGCTCTGCCTTGACATCTGGCCAGGGAAAACACCAAAGAGGGGGGCAGGGGGAGAGCGGGAAAGATCATACCGCAAACTGTTACACAGACCGAGTGAAACACTGGCTTGAGAGTAAGTAAAATCAGATAGTTAGTGTCGAAAATTGCCAATCCCCCCCTTCGACACCATCTAAAAAGATAAGCCGCTGAAATGTAAAAATTTCAGCGGCTTTTTCTTTTTGCAGTTCTGGTTTGAGACGGCTCGTCATGAATCTGGAAGTCCGTTTAGGCTGGGTCGGGTTGAAATCGCCGCGTAGAGGAGTTCTTGCTCCGGCGTTGCGCAATATTCTTCCAGAGGGTACGGATGAACAGCTTGGGGGATTTGCGGCTGAATGGGTATGCGCATCGTCGGGATGTAGATGAAGATATTGCTGTTGGCGGCATTGTTGCGGGAAATTTTTAACTTCCATACCGCCACGCTTCATGCAGGGATCATGAGGGCTTTGAAGTCGTTCTCCTGGAAATTCTTGTTCATTCCGCGTTGATTGGCCGTGCGAAAGAATGCTTCACTATCCAAATGCTCGTTGCAATGCGTATAACTTAGATGATTTAAATGGTGTGAGATGAAGAAATATTTGACGCGAATTTTTATTTTCTTGGCTGCAATAATTTTTTCATTAGCAATAGTTTTTTTGTATCTGCTGCCGACATCTGCTGATGTTATTGATGAGAAGGAATCACCGTATCAGACTATTTTCATCTCAGAGGCTAATGGAATACGTAGAATGCATGTCGGGTCGTTGTTGGATAGATCAAGTGCCATGGATTTGAAAGACCCGTTTCGGCACGTTTATGAGTACACGGCAATGATGATGCTGGTGTCCGGCTATGTGGATGCGCCGAAAAAAATTCTCGTGGTCGGACTTGGCGGCGGAACCGTCACTCGTACCCTCCGGATGATCTACCCCGATGCGGAAATCACGAATGTTGAATTCGACCCCGAGATCGTCGCCATGGCCCGGCAGTATTTCGGGTATGCGGAAGACGCAAAGATGAAGCTTGTGGTGGAGGATGCCCGGCGCTGGCTGCGGAGAACCACAGAGCAGTTCGATATGATTTTACTCGACGCCTATCACGGAGGCTATATTCCTTTTCATCTGACCACGCGCGAGTTTCTGGAGATTGTCCGTGAGCGGCTCTCGCAGGGCGGGGTAGTCTGTGCGAACACCTGGGTCAGTCAGGCCCTTGCCGATCGTGAATCGGCAACGTATCATGCGGTTTTTGGTGGATTTCATCACTATATTGGCAAGTTGTCGACAAATCGAATTGTTGTGGCCGCGCCCGGCGGCCTGCCTTCTCCCGAGGCGGTGCGTAACAGGCTTGCGGAGTTGGAAGCCACGCGCAAGCCGCAGCGTCTCGATTTGAAGGGCATGTTCGAGAACCATTTCGCACCGAATCCGACCTGGCCCGACGGTACGAAGGTTTTGACCGACGATTACGCTCCGGTTAATCTTTTGAAGGATGGTACATAGCATGCGACATGCCTTCGATTTCCTCGTCTACAGCGTGGCTTTTCTGTCCGGCGGGGTACTGCTTGGGCTGGAAATTGTAGCCAGTCGGATACTGGCCCCGTATTTCGGCAATTCTGTCTATGTCTGGGGAAGCCTGATCAGCGTCTTTCTGTTGGCCCTCAGTATCGGCTACTGGCTCGGAGGGGGACTGGCCGACAGACGCCCGAGTCTGGTGGTACTGGCCAAGATACTGTCCTCTGCCGCGGTCTGCATTCTGATTCTTCCGCTCGTCTATCTGCCGGTCGGTAGGTATGTCGCGGATCTGGGGCTTGAATTTCGGTTTTCCGTACTCCTGATCAGCGTGCTGTTCTTTTTGGTGCCGTCGGTGCTCATGGGCATGGTTTCGCCTTTTGTGATCAAATTGAGCGCTACTGGGCTGGACGAAATAGGCCGAACGGCTGGTCGGGTGTATGCAATTTCGACTTTGGGAAGCATTTCCGGAGCCATCGCTGTTTCATTTTTTTTCATTCAATGGCTTGGAACTCGTGCCATAGTCGTTGTTCTTGGTCTTATTCTCTTGTTTCTCGCCGTAATCTGTATGGCTTATGAAAGAAAATTTCGTGATTCAATATAATAAGACATGTAATTAGTTATTCCATGCTGGCATTGCCGGATTTTGAAGTGTTGAATTCCCGAATAAAAATTTCCCAAAATGCAATGAAAAGTGCAGCCACCAAGGGTCCCAGAACAAATCCGTTCATTCCAAACAGTGAAAAACCTCCAAGCGTCGAAAGCAGAACGATATAGTCAGGCAATTTTGTATCGCGTCCAACCAGAAGCGGTCGCAGAATATTATCTGCCAATCCGATAACGCCGGCTCCATATGCTACCAGGATCACTCCGTGGGACAACTCGCCAATAGCGAACAGGTAAATAGCGACAGGCCCCCAGATCAATCCGGCTCCAATGACTGGTATTAAAGAAAGTAGAGTCATCACGACTCCCCATAACAACGCTCCGTGAATATCGAGTACCCAGAAAATAAATCCTCCCAAGATTCCCTGAACGGCTGCAACAAGCAGATTGCCTTTCACTGTCGCACGCACTACTTCGGCAAACTTGTTAAAAAGCAAATACTCACGCTCATTCCCCAAGGGTAAGGCACGAACAAGTGTCGCTACAAGTTTGTCACCGTCTCGAAGCATGAAAAAAGCCATATAAAGCATCAATCCAAGAGCTACAAAAAACTGTAAAGTTCCCTGTCCAAGCGCAAGCGCATTTTGAGCGATATAACCACTAGAAGTGAGAGCAAAATCAGAAAGTTGTGCCTGAATGCTATTGATATCCAGATCAAATCGATCGAAAAAGTTTTTTATGCTTGGAAAAGCTGTTTGAACTTTATCAATACGATCTGCAATATCAAATTCTCCGCTTTTGAGACGGTTGTAAAGACTTGCTCCTTCTCGAAAAAAGGAGATGATAACAAACAATGAGGGGATGATGCCGATTACAAAGCAAATCAATAATGTCCCCAGTGCCGCCAGATTGGGTTTTGGTTTCCCCATCCTGAGGAGCCGTTGGTACATAGGCGAAAAAATCAGACCGATGATGCAGGCCCAAAAGATCGCTCCCCAAAAAGGCAAGAGCAAGAGCAAAAAGAGCAGACTCACAAGCACAAGCGTCATGAGAAATGTGACTTTTTCCAGGTGGACCTGCTCTGATCTTTGATTATGACGCTTCGTATCCATCGTATTCAACTCCTTGATTAATCACTTACTGTACAGAGCAACAAAATCACATCCGGTTTTCGTAAACCGGTTTCCAAACCGGGAGTCCTCTCTGTCCACGCCTGTTGGTGGAAAAACATTCTGGTCAGGTAGGTCGTATCTCCCGCGTGACAATTATGGCTCTGCGATGCAGGGCGAGGATCGGTTCAGTTCTTCGATGTTCATGTGGGCATGATTTTTTTCTCGTGTACGTCAGCCAGTCTGCTGGCCAGAATTTTATCGGCCCGGTTGCCATCGAGGTCAACGACTTCAAGCCTCCATCCTTCCCACTCGACCGCATCACTCGTGCGAGGAACGCTGCCGATAAGCCACATCATCATGCCGCTCAATGTGTTGTACCGTCCTTTGTGCTCTTCGGGAACGAATTTTAAATTGAGTCGATCCTTGAGTTCCGGGATGGGAATGAGACCGTCAAGAAGCCATGAGCCGTCTTCGCGCTGTACGCCCCAAACGTCCTCTGGATCGCGTGTTTTGAACTCGCCTGTGAGCGCTTCAAGAACATCTTGCAGTGTGATGAGACCCAATATTTCTCCATATTCGTCTATGACAAAAACCATTTGAACGCCGGATTCGCGGAATTGTTCCAGCAATTTTATGCCTGTAAGGGTTTCCGGCACAAAAATAGCGGGTTGCAGGTAATCTTGGATGTTGCTTGATTCGCCTTTTATTCGTTGTTTGAGCAATCGCTTTGCGGTGATGATCCCAACAGTATTGTGCAATCCAACATGGCAGACAGGATATCTGGAATGGTCGGAGCTCATCAGATTTTCCAGGCTGCTTTCCAGTGACTTGTCTATGTCGAGATAGATGATCTCGCTGCGTGGCGTCATCAGTGAAGCGATTTGACGATCATCCAGTCGGAACACATTGCGCATTATTTCATGCTCTTGCTTTTCGATCAATCCGACCTGCGATCCTTCGGCCAGCATGGAGTGGATATCTTCTTCCGTGAGGTTGGCGCTGTTCAATTCCTTTTTTCCCAGGAGTCGTAGCAGACCGTCAGTGGAAACGGAGAGCAGGAAGACAAACGGGCGTGACATGGCGGCCAGCACCGAGATCGGTTTGGCCATGAATGTTGCGATGCCTTCCGCATGAAACTGGCCAATTCTTTTCGGCACCAATTCGCCAACAACAATCGAAAAGTATGTGATAACCACGACGACAAGAGTGGTTGCAGTTATCGAGCTGGTTTTTCCATCAAGACCAAGCTGGGTGAGCATGCCGGCAAGAGGGCCGGCCAGCGCGGATTCACCCACGATGCCGTTCATGATTCCGATGACGGTGATCCCGATTTGGACAGTGGAAAGAAACTGCGTGGGATCTTCCGCCAGGCGCATGGCGACAACCGCGGACTTGTCGCCGTCTTCAGCCAGTCGTTGAAGGCGGCTTTTACGTGCCGTCACAAGGGCTATCTCGGACATGGCGAATACGCCGTTGAGTATGATGAGAGCTGCTAATAGCGCAATATTCATGCTTTTTCTCCTGAACCCGTAGTATGGCCTTCATGGTCGATAGTAAACTATCTCAGGTTTGGGCGGGTCTGGAAAGAGCCAGGCAGGTCACGTCTTCCATCCGGGGCGCAAACGGGCCAGCATGATTCACATCTTGACCTGAAGCGCAATGTCAAACCCCAGGTTCATTGGTTTGGACTTGACATGAACAGATATGTCGAGGAATAGGAGTTTTTATTAACGAAGTTTGTTTCGCGAATAAATATGCGCACAGGCGTTGCCTCTGACGACAAGCCCACACTCAACCATTACGGAAGGATACTCATGCCCATCACACCTCCGCCGTCCTCATGGACTTTTTTGACCAATCACACACATGTCCTGTTCTGTCTGTCCCGGGATCCGGGCATGCGCATGAAGGACATTGCCAGCGAGGTCGGCATCACGGAGCGTGCCGTCCAGCACATCGTTGCAGACTTGCGTGCCGCCGGTTACCTGATCGGGTCGCGCGAAGGCCGACGGGTCACGTATACCATCCTGCGCGACCAGCGTCTGCGCCATCCTTTGGAGAGCGGCTGTTGCATTGGCGACGTCCTTGAGGTTTTGGAACGCTTTACGGAAGCTTCAAGATGAAATGGGTTGTTCTTTGCGCAGGATGTCTGACCCAGATGATACTTGGAGGCATTTACGCATGGAGTGAGTTTGTTCCGCTTCTGACAAACGAATATGGTTTAACATCAAGTCAGTGTGGCCTCATTTTTGGTGCCACTATTGCGGTTTTTACCAGTGTCATGATACCCGCAGGGCGTTTTTTGCAGCGTCATGGAGCACGTTTGACAGCGACAGTCGGCGCAGTGCTTTTTTCTGGGGGATATCTGGCGGCATCGTTGTCACAAGGAAACTTCTTCCTGCTGTTCCTGAGTCTCAGTGTGATCACGGGAGCCGGAATCGGATTCGGATACATCTGTCCTCTGACGGTCTGCATGCAATGGTTTCCGAATAAAAAGGGGCTCGTGACCGGAGTCTCGGTTGCTGGCTTCGGGGCAGGCGCCATCCTTCTGAGTGGCGTGGCCGAACATCTTCTCGTGACCCGCGACATGGACGTGATGCATGTTTTTCGCTTTGTCGGCCTTGGCTCTGGCGCAATCGCACTATGCAGCGCCCTGCTGATGCGCGAGCCACAGCCGGACAGCCACATCCAAAGCCACAATGCTCCAGTCAGGCCAGTTCTTGATTTCAACTTGCTGACTTCGCGAAACTTCCTGCTCCTGTGCCTTGGCATGTTTTGCGGAACCTTCGCGGGGCTGCTGGTAGTGGGAAATCTCAAGCCCATTGCCTTATCCTTGGGACTCGGGAGTTCGACCGCCACTCTGGCCATATCGGTCTTCGCCCTGGGTAATGCTATCGGCAGGATAGGCTGGGGACAGGTTCACGATCGTGTCGGTTCGCGTCTGGCCATTTTTCTTTCTCTGGCTTTTTTGGGGTTGAGCATGCTGCTCTTATTGCTGCCCCCTGTGCCCTCGCTGGTGCAAGCCGCCGTGCTGTTCACTGGTATCGGATTTGGCGGTTGCTTTGTCGTTTATGCAGCCTCCATAGTCGATCAGCTTGGGATAGATTTGTTTCCCCGGCTTTATCCCATTTGTTTCCTCTGGTACGGTCTTGCAGCACTTATAGGTCCGCCGCTGGGGGGCATTGTTGCTGATGCGACCGGATCGTATGGAATATCCATTGCGATGAGTGCGTTGTTCGTCTTGATCACAGCGCCGCTGACGTGGTTCTTGTTCCAAAAGAAAACGCTTGTAAGGTTATGATTTTCTGTTGAGTCATTATCTAACGTTATTTATATGGAAAAATTGAGATTTTTTTACGATAATTGATGTATTTATAAATCAATTTATTTTTGAAATGATGTGAATTAAAATTTTTTCTTGTTCATGTGTTTTGTAAAATGCCGTTTTATTTTATAAGGAGTTTATTTATGAGTATTTTGAATCTTCTTGATCAAATGTTGCAGTCAGGTCAGGGAGCATTGCAAAACGCTGGAAATCGCGGGCATGCTCCAGCGCAGGGAAATCCTTTGGGTGCCCTGCTCACGGGAGCGGGAGGCGGCGCTTTGGCTGCCGGTACAATCGGGGTGCTCATGGGCAGCAAAAAGGCGCGAAAGATCGGAGGTTCGGCGTTAAAATACGGCGGTCTCGCAGCGCTCGGCCTGGTGGCCTACAAGGCTTTCAACACGTGGCAGCAGAACAACTCATCCGCAGTTCAGATACCGCAGCCCCGGACGGTTGACAGGATTCCAGCTGCCGAAGCCGAATTTCATGGAAAGGCGGTTCTTCGGGCGATTATCGCGGCTGCGAAGGCGGATGGTCACATTGACGATCGTGAACGGCAATTGATCGACCAGAGTATCGCGCAGTTAACCGATGACCGGGAACTGCAGTTTTGGGTTGACCAGGAGCTGCGCAAGCCCATGGATCCCGCTGAAATCGCGACTTCCGCCACAACTCCAGAGATTGCCGCTGAAATGTATTTGGCCAGCCTGCTGATGGTGGACGAGGAAAATTTCATGGAGCGTGCTTACCTGGACGAGCTGGCTCGCCAGCTGAAGTTTGATCCGTCCTTTAAGCTGGAGCTGGAGCGTCAAGCCAGGCAAGCACAAGGTTGATTTGTTCATGAATACAAATTGGTATGGTTTTTTGGCAGCAAATACAGACTGAAGAGATTCCCCCGGAGGTGATTCGTGAGCAAACAAGATGACCAGTATACATCGGCCGGCCCCCAAGGGAAGGGGATGCCGGCCTCTGTGCAGCTTTTTCCTCTAACGCATAAGCAGGGTCGGGATTTTTGCGGAGCGCAGCAGGTCTGATGTCTTGCTCCCGAAGAACAGGTTGCGCAGTGGGGAATGGCTGTATGCGCCCATGATCAGCATATCGATTTCCTGATCACGCACGTATTGGGCGATGATGCTCTCCGCATCGCCGGGGATAAAAGCGTCGGTCACCTCGAATCCTGCCGAATCCAGTGTCGTCTTGGCCCATTCTTCAGCTTGGTCGTGTATAGACCGCAAAAAAATGGGGAACGGGTGGATTTTGGTTGTCATCGTAGGCGAGAAAATATTTCTCGACGAGATTGGCCCGCACGAAGCCGTCGATTTCGCTCCGGTCCAGGGCAATGGGGAATGTCTGCGAGTGGTCTCCAATCTCCCGGCTACGGCACGACACCACGATTTCTCCTCCCGGCGCGACCAGTTCCGCGATGGCGCTCAGTGCTCTGGCGCGGTTTGGGCCGGAGAGGATCTGGATGGTGTTGCATTCGTACACGAGGTCGAAACCGCGCAGCCAGTGGACGGGATGGTCGAACAGGTCGGCGACGAGGTAGTCCACGGAACTGTCGGGGTAGCGCCTGCGGCACATGTCGATGGCCGAGGGCGAGATGTCAAAAGCCACAACCGCGTAGCCGCGCTCCCGCAGCGCCTCGGCGTCGTCGCCCAGACCGCAGCCGACCACGATCGCGCGGCGGCCGGACTGCCGGGGATGGCTGTCGACCCAGTCAAGAAGCAGGGGATTGGGCTCAAGGTCTGCCCAGTAGACCTTTTTGATCTCGCCGTCGGCCTGCGCGTAGAACTCCTCGAACCAGCCGTCCGGGTCGCCCTTGTCGGCGTATGTTTTGGCCATCAACTGCGTTGCGAGCTTGGGGTTGTCCAAGGGCGTCTCCGTGATTGGCCCGCCAACTGGCAAGACCGGCGTTTGGGATACCATAGTTCTATATGGGCCGTGGACATGGACATCAAGTGCCACAGGTTCCAGCCAAGCGCGTAGGGTGAACGAATCACGATATTATATCGGCACGGCCAGGGCAGTGGCGGTTGGTGAAGTCCTTGTTCATGTAAGCGTGCCAACCGTGCGTCTTTTTCAGGGCAGGGCGTAAGACACCTTGTTCTCATTGATGAGGATCCAGCCTTTGCTCTGCATTTCGGCCAAGAGCGACGTGAGCTCCTCATCGGCGAGCTGCTTCTGGAACAGGGCGCTGATGGTGCTGGAGAGCGTCTTGATGGTGCGCGGCTTGGCCGCTCCACGCTGCTTGATGTTGGAGACAATCACCTCGATCTTCTCTGAAGCGGATTTGGCGTTGGAGGCCTTGAGCAGGGGAATGTCGGCAATGGAACTGGAACGTGCGACCGAAATCTTGTTGCTTCGAAGATGCTGGATCAGCGGGTCAAAGCCCGTGTCCTTGGAAATAACGTGGAAGTAGGCTGTCTGATCCTGGGCGGCCAACTGGCCGACATAGAAGGCGATATGGAAATCCAGGGCATTGGATCCGTTGCCGGAAATCTTTACGTACTCGGCCCGCGTGCCCATCTTCTGGATCGCGGCCGCGAGGACGAAGGGCAGCTTCGTCTGGCTCGCCCCGACAAACAGGAGAATCTTGAAGTGCTCGGCATCCAGTCCGGCCAGCGCGTCGACGTGGACGTTTTCGTAGTCGATGAGGACATAGTTCGTGCGCAAAATACTTCCCCCTTCATGATGATGTCTGTGAGCGGGTGCTTATTTATTCGAAGCAGTTAAGAAGCAGCGTGCGGTACCATTTTTAGCCGCCTTTTCTGTTATCTTCGAACATTTCGACAGGCATCGGATAGTCCAATCTCCACGTCATCTTGATCGGTCTGTCACTCTCGAATTTGATCAGCTGCACCGGCCCCAGACACGTGAAAGGGGCGGTGGCACCGTTTCTTTTTTTCTGTCCGCGGGCAAAGATGAGAATCGTGTACCCTCGGACCTTGTGGTGGATCAGGTTCTGGCCGTCAGTGTGATGCTGAGCGGTGTTGGACTGGGACTCCCAATGCAGCAGCTCACGACTGATCGGGTAGTCTGCGTACATGGTGCTTGGTGAAAACTCTTTTTCTGTTTTTTGGAAGGTCACAAGCAGGGCGTAGGTTTTGATTTCCGCAAAATGTAGCACGCCTACGCCGGCCTTACCGGCTGATTCCAAATTCGCCTTGCCGAGGGCCGCTTGGATCTCCTTGATGCCGTAAAAGGCATGCAATTCCAGTGGGCAGGCGTAGGGAAGCTGCATGCTTTGGCCTGCTGCATTGCTGGCTTCCTGCGACCATGCCAATATCTCATCCAGATCCGCGCAGATCGTCGGGTTTGCCGCCAATCGCGAGAAGGCCTCCTCAAGTGACGCAATGTCAGCTTTATCCCCTCTGTCGCCCCAGATACGATAGTAAATAAGGAAGGCCGAATCACCGGCCAGAGATACGGCCTCATTAATATTTTCCTCCCTGATCTTGCTGAGAATCTGGCGATAGAGCGCGGCTTCATGAGGGCCGCTGATGAATGCTGCGCGAATCAACGCCTTCTTCAACCTGTTCAAATCGGGATCGGTGGGGATCGGCCCCAGTTGTGCTTTTGCCTTCCAGCCGCTCCATGTTTCCCTGGCCAGCAGCACCTCCGGTTCGTAGTCGTGGTATCGGATGAAGTTGCCGAAGGTCAGGTCCTGATCCGTCTCGTGAGTGAAAGACTGCAGCCGCTCGGGCACTTGAACGGCAAGGCGCCTCAGGTTCTCCCGGATGTTTTCCAGAACGTATTCCCTCGAAAGCCGGTCAAGCTGGATTGAGCAGCCAGCCGGTAGATGCGGGAAATCGAGTTCCACTTCCTTGTCGATGGCAAAACGATGCCTTGGAAGGAGAGCCTTGAATTTGCTGTCCGCGCGGAACCGGCGGTGCGCTTGGCCGACAAAATCGAGGACCGTTAGGCAGTCTTTTTCCGGGGCGTGGCGCAGCCCGCGTCCGAGCTGCTGAAGAAAGACGGTCAGGCTCTCGGTCGGACGCAAAAAGAGGATCGTATTGACCTCGGGCACGTCCACGCCTTCGCTGAGTTTGTCTACCGTGAACAGGAACGTGAGCGCGCCATTTTTCAGTTTGCTCAAAAGGTCAGCACATGCGTGTCCATCCAGGCCGGAGACAAAGGCTGCGGAAGGCAGGCCGCGCAGACTGAGTTGGTCGGCCATGAACTGCGCATGCCGAATCGTCACACAGAACCCGATTCCTTTGAGGGTGTGCAATTCGGGTTCATAGCGATGCAGGGCGGATATGATCGTTTCCACGCGTTGCTGGGCGCGGACCTGACCCAGGACGTAGACATTTTCAAGTGCGGATTCATTGTAACGGCCATTGTTCCAGAACTGGTCGCCATTGATGGCAATTGGATCGGAAACGCCGAAATAATGGAAAGGGCAGAGAAGTTTTTCTTCCAAGGCCTCGGGAAGGCGGATTTCTGCAGCAAAGCGATTGCCAAAATCTGCCGCCACGTTGCCGCCATCCATGCGTTCCGGGGTTGCAGTAAGACCGAGCAGAACCTGTGATTCGAAGTGGTCGAATATCGGTCTGTAACTGTTGGCGACACCGTGGTGGGCTTCGTCTATGACGATATAGTCGTAAAAACTTGGGCCAACGAGTTCCCATAGTCGTCGTGTTGAGAGCATGTTGATGGAGCAGAACAGATGCTCCATACGGCCTGCCTCATGGGCACCGACCTGCAATTCTCCGAAATTCTGGTCTCGCAAGACCTGACGGAACGTTGCCAGGGCCTGCTGCAGGATTTCCTGCCGGTGAGCCACGAAGAGTAGTTTCGCTTGGCGGCCGTTTTCTTCATAAAACCGCTTGAAGTCGAACGCGGTGATCACCGTTTTGCCTGTGCCCGTGGCGGCAATCACGAGATTCTTCCACCGGTCGTGAAGAGATCGCTCCCTGTGCAACGCCTCAAGGATGCGTTCCTGGAAAGGATGGGGGCAAAGATCGAAAAAGATTGCCGGAGCATCACTCTGCGGGTTTCTCGCCCGCGCAATGGCTGTGCGAAATGGTGCCGGGTTCTGCGGGTCGAAGGGAATGAACTCGCGGCTATTCCAGTACGTCTCAAACTCGATCGAGAATTTTTCCAGGATATGACCCATGTCTTGAGCGGTAATCTTGAGATTCCACTCCAGGCCGCTGGTGATGGCGGCATGTGACATGTTGGCCGAACCGATGTAGGCCGTTGAAAATCCGGTATGTCGCAGGAAGTGATATGCCTTTGCGTGCAGTCTGGTGCGCTCCGTATCGTAGGAAACGCGCACCTGCACGTTTGGGAGAGCTGCAAGCCATTCCACCGCCCGGGCATCTGACGCCCCCATATATGACGTGGTGATCACGCGAACCGGAATGCGCCGTGCACGCAAATCCTCAAACGAGGCCATCAAGAGGCGAAGCCCGGACCACTTGATGAACGAGAGCAGAATATCCACGCCATCTGCCGAGCGCATTTCCTCATTGAGTTCATGGGCAAGCTGCGGTTCCTGGGGTGAGCCTGTAAAAAGACTGCTTTCCGAGAGGGACGTATGCGGGCGGGGAATGCCGGGTTGGCCAAAGTTGGGCGGGGTAATTTCAAGAAGAAGAGGTTTTAGTTCCGGAACGAGGCAATGCTTCCGCAGATGCTCCTTGCCCGGTTGGCTGGCGACCTGCGCGAGGATTTCATTGCATAAGGCCAGCCGTCGTTGAGGGTCCGATTCTTCGCGCAGAGCCTGCTCCAGCACTCTGGCCACAAAGGAGGCATAACGACTTGGTATCTCTTCCTGATCGATCTTGCCGAAGATCGTTCGCAGTTCCGGATGCCGATTCAACGATTCGCGCAGCAGTTCATCAAGAAGCGCGTCGTAGATGCCTGGCGCCGGGTGTTGCATCAGGCGGTTCCGCCGTTTGTGGACATGTACGCCGTGACTACCGGAATATCCGCTTCGGCCCAGTCCAGGGTGTGCAGTTGGCTTGGCAGCAACCAGAGTAAGGCGGCGTGTTCATGAAGGACAATTTCGCCTTCTTCAATAGTGCAGACGAAGGGGTAGAGGGTGATTGTGAATGTTGGATACTGATGAGTGCTTGCAGGAAGGCTACGTCCAATGCGGGCCTGAATCCCGATTTCCTCTAGCAGTTCGCGGCGCAGGCATTCCTCGGCTGTTTCGCCGGGATCAATCTTGCCGCCAGGGAATTCCCACTTGTGGGGCATGTTCATAACGGCACTGCGCTGGGCCGCGAGCACGCGCCCCTCACGTTCGATGATGGCGCATGTAACGTGAATGTGTTTTTTCGTAGAGGGGGGATTATTGTCCATATATAGGGCATTCAGTGATATAGGTTGAGCTGCGTCTTCATTTGGCAAGGACTGGCTGAAGCCACTTTTATTGCCAGAGAAAATAAGCCCTAAGTATGCAGAACTGTCAAGAATAATAGGCTGTAAGACGATTGAATGGCGTATGCTTCAGTAGAAATAAGCTTTTGGTACTGTCATATATTTTTTGGCTCAGCGCTGGTGTGGATCGGCACTTCTGCTGCAGAAAGGTCGACGCGATCATCACCCAAGCTTGTACCGCTGCCGGTGCCACGCCAGATTATCCGTCGCCGGGTAGTAGCACTCCCTCTCAGGCATGATCATGGGCCGGTTCGCAAACTGCTGGATATGCCCTGGAAGGTTGCCGTCGCGCGTTATCGAGCGGGCGACGATTACTTTGAAGTCGTCGTCGAATCCCACCAGCCCGCTGTCGAAAGTCCAGTGGCAGAGCTTGCACAGGGCCAGGCCGTTGGTGGGGCTGTCATCATGGGAGACGGCCCAGTCCTTGATGTGGGCGGCGTCCACCACCGTGC is a genomic window of Desulfomicrobium baculatum DSM 4028 containing:
- a CDS encoding universal stress protein; its protein translation is MTTKIHPFPIFLRSIHDQAEEWAKTTLDSAGFEVTDAFIPGDAESIIAQYVRDQEIDMLIMGAYSHSPLRNLFFGSKTSDLLRSAKIPTLLMR
- a CDS encoding class I SAM-dependent methyltransferase encodes the protein MDNPKLATQLMAKTYADKGDPDGWFEEFYAQADGEIKKVYWADLEPNPLLLDWVDSHPRQSGRRAIVVGCGLGDDAEALRERGYAVVAFDISPSAIDMCRRRYPDSSVDYLVADLFDHPVHWLRGFDLVYECNTIQILSGPNRARALSAIAELVAPGGEIVVSCRSREIGDHSQTFPIALDRSEIDGFVRANLVEKYFLAYDDNQNPPVPHFFAVYTRPS
- a CDS encoding PIN domain-containing protein; this translates as MRTNYVLIDYENVHVDALAGLDAEHFKILLFVGASQTKLPFVLAAAIQKMGTRAEYVKISGNGSNALDFHIAFYVGQLAAQDQTAYFHVISKDTGFDPLIQHLRSNKISVARSSSIADIPLLKASNAKSASEKIEVIVSNIKQRGAAKPRTIKTLSSTISALFQKQLADEELTSLLAEMQSKGWILINENKVSYALP
- a CDS encoding DUF3427 domain-containing protein gives rise to the protein MQHPAPGIYDALLDELLRESLNRHPELRTIFGKIDQEEIPSRYASFVARVLEQALREESDPQRRLALCNEILAQVASQPGKEHLRKHCLVPELKPLLLEITPPNFGQPGIPRPHTSLSESSLFTGSPQEPQLAHELNEEMRSADGVDILLSFIKWSGLRLLMASFEDLRARRIPVRVITTSYMGASDARAVEWLAALPNVQVRVSYDTERTRLHAKAYHFLRHTGFSTAYIGSANMSHAAITSGLEWNLKITAQDMGHILEKFSIEFETYWNSREFIPFDPQNPAPFRTAIARARNPQSDAPAIFFDLCPHPFQERILEALHRERSLHDRWKNLVIAATGTGKTVITAFDFKRFYEENGRQAKLLFVAHRQEILQQALATFRQVLRDQNFGELQVGAHEAGRMEHLFCSINMLSTRRLWELVGPSFYDYIVIDEAHHGVANSYRPIFDHFESQVLLGLTATPERMDGGNVAADFGNRFAAEIRLPEALEEKLLCPFHYFGVSDPIAINGDQFWNNGRYNESALENVYVLGQVRAQQRVETIISALHRYEPELHTLKGIGFCVTIRHAQFMADQLSLRGLPSAAFVSGLDGHACADLLSKLKNGALTFLFTVDKLSEGVDVPEVNTILFLRPTESLTVFLQQLGRGLRHAPEKDCLTVLDFVGQAHRRFRADSKFKALLPRHRFAIDKEVELDFPHLPAGCSIQLDRLSREYVLENIRENLRRLAVQVPERLQSFTHETDQDLTFGNFIRYHDYEPEVLLARETWSGWKAKAQLGPIPTDPDLNRLKKALIRAAFISGPHEAALYRQILSKIREENINEAVSLAGDSAFLIYYRIWGDRGDKADIASLEEAFSRLAANPTICADLDEILAWSQEASNAAGQSMQLPYACPLELHAFYGIKEIQAALGKANLESAGKAGVGVLHFAEIKTYALLVTFQKTEKEFSPSTMYADYPISRELLHWESQSNTAQHHTDGQNLIHHKVRGYTILIFARGQKKRNGATAPFTCLGPVQLIKFESDRPIKMTWRLDYPMPVEMFEDNRKGG
- a CDS encoding (deoxy)nucleoside triphosphate pyrophosphohydrolase, which gives rise to MDNNPPSTKKHIHVTCAIIEREGRVLAAQRSAVMNMPHKWEFPGGKIDPGETAEECLRRELLEEIGIQARIGRSLPASTHQYPTFTITLYPFVCTIEEGEIVLHEHAALLWLLPSQLHTLDWAEADIPVVTAYMSTNGGTA